TCGGGAGCCGTCGAGGTGAGGTGCGATGGGGCGGACACGGGCAACTCGGCCGGCACAGCAGGCGTGTCGCTCGCAGGAAGAGGCGTCGAGATGGCCGCAGACAATTGCGGCTCCACGGCAGTTGTGGTAGTAGGCGTCTCAACAACTTGTGCGGCCTCCGAGCTCTTGAACGGGTTCCATGAAAAATCGCGAGTTCCGCCCAGCTGCACCGCCAGTATTGTGCGAGGGGTCAGCGCCGGGcgcttgccgagcgcgaccgccgacggcgacgcgcctgcgcgcgcCATAGACGCGACAGTGAGGTGGCGCACAGAAGCGTGTGCATGCCTTATAGTCAGCGCGCCCCACCAACCAATCTAACTCACCTGCTCTGGGCGAGTGCCCTGGCCGGGAGGGAGCGGACGAGCATGGCTTTGGCTGTGATCGTGATCGTGATCGGATACCCGGAACTGCCGAAATCGAAAACGCAAaagtggagtggaggtcggaGGTGTCAGAGATCAGAGAGCGGGATCAAATCGATCAAGGTGCCACCTGGAAATAACGCCGAGTGGGTGGAATTGAGTGTGTCGCTATTGGCGCCTCCATTAGGTGGCAAGTCGTACTCAAGGGATACCTCGGAGCTCACTATAGACTGggagctcgccgtcacTTCACCCTCCCTCACCACTTGAAACCATGGTTGGCATGCTCACCACTGGGCTCAGGACCGGTATGCTATCCCAGTCCCACACGGCCgcgctgacatcagcctCTCTTCGGACGTCGGCGATCCGGCCCCTCGCCATTGGTATGTACCAAGCAAGTGAGCGATGGCTAACTCCAGCGCGACTGCACACGACGCCGCAGGCCGCAGACGCACGGCCCGTTCCCATCACCCAGATTGCCAACCGCGGCAGCAACCAGGAATCGCTTGAGACGCCGCGCAACGGCGCTGGTGAGTCTCTATTCCCAACCATTCCCAACCCAACTAACACACAGAGTACGTCCTCTCGacgctcgacaaggtcgtcaACTGGGCGCGGCAAGGCTCGTTCTGGCCCATGACTTTCGGTCTCGCGTGCTGTGCCGTCGAGATGATGCACGTCGCCGCTGCGCGTTACGACCAGGACCGTCTCGGTGTCGTGTTCCGAGCCTCGCCCCGTCAGTCAGACATTATGATTGTCGCAGGCACCCTCACCAACAAGATGGCCCCCGCCCTCCGTAAGGTCTACGACCAGATGCCCGAGCCGCGCTGGGTCATTTCGATGGGCTCGTGCGCCAACGGCGGAGGATACTACCACTACTCGTACTCGGTCGTCCGTGGGTGCGACCGCATCGTCCCCGTCGACATCTACGTGCCCggatggtgagtggcgTGTGGCATGGGGGCGTAACAAGGAGAGCGGGGCGTGGAGCCATGACAAGGGGTGGAACAGCTGCGCGGACTGGAGATGGTGCGCCATTCCGAGGAGCACGGAATGATTGTGGACCATCGGCGGGGACCAGACAGACTGTGTTGGGTATCGCGGCAGGCGTCGCGCCCGTGTtggcgcgcgtcgagtACTGGCTGCGTTCCGTGTCCGCTTCCCACTTCGCCTCCGGGGATGGCCGGCGGAGTCCTAGCCTTACTTTCCCCCCCTCCGCCCGACCTTCTCTCTATACCTCTTGAGAAACATAtcgctaaccccagccccccaacggccgaggcgctcctgTACGGcttcctccagctccagcgCAAGATGCGTCGCTCGCGCACCGCTGTCCGCTGGTACCGCAGCTAGTTTAGAATGCATGAGGATGGCAGTTTCGCCAGCAGAGCGGACACACTCAGATGGCCCGGCTGGGTTCAAGTCCTTCCAAGTCTAGCGGGCTGATGCAGACCACGCATCATCAGCTTGCCATGTCCGAGTTACATAGAAAAATAACCCATTCTAGATCTCTACAAAGTCTCCTGTGCGCGCCGCTGCTCagccgccaacgccgcctCACGGAGATGTCTGAACTCGTTCCGTCCAGTCGCGCGGCAGAGGGCATAGAACCGACTCTTGGTGTCCCGCAGAAGCTCGGCGGGACTCGCATACTCGGCGATCGTGCCGCGGTGCATGACCAGCACCTTGTCAAAGTCGATGATGGTGTGAATCCGATGCGCGATCGTGATAATCGTGCTGTCCGAGAACTCTGCACGGATCGTTGTGCTAATCAGCTCGTCTGTCTCGTAGTCGATGCTTgccgtcgcctcgtccatgaGCAGCACCTTGTTGCGGCGCAGGATCGCCCGCGCCATGCAGATCAGCTGCTTTTCTCCGCTGCTGAAGTTGTCGCCACCCTCAGTGACGGGGTACGAAAGGTCGGTGAAGACGTTGGCGTTGCGAGCCACagccgtctcctcgtccgagcctgcggcctcggcgcggtcgacctcctcacccgCCTTGATGAGGTGCACGCGGCGGAGTGCCTCGTAGATCTCGCTGTCATCGTACTCGTCGAAGACGTCGAGCGTACTCCGAAGTGTGCCGCTGAGAATCGTGGGATCCTGTGGGATGATCATGATGCGCGAGCGCAGGTCCGTGATGCCGATCTTGGCGATATCCACCCCGTCGATAACAATCTTCCCACTTGTCGCCTCGACGAAGCGGAAGAAGCTCAGAGCAAGCGTGCTCTTCCCGCAGCCTGTCGCGCCGACAATGCCGATCTTCTCACGTGGTGCAACACTGAAGCTGATTCCATGCAGGACGTCGGGAAGGTTGGGCGCATACCGGATCACAAGGTTGTCGACTTCGATCGCGCCGTCAGCTGGCCACGAGGCGGGTGGCCGTGGCTCGACGAACTCTGGCGCCTCTTGCACCACATCGGTGTACTCCTTGATACGCTCGAGTGCGACCATGCTTTGTTCGAGCTGGACGAATCGGCGGATCACGAAGATGAGGTCGTGCATGATCGTGCCGGCGAACGCGAGCGAGAAGCCCGCAACGCTTGCGCTCGCACCAGCCATGAGCATCGCCATGGCTGTCACGCCGACCATGATCGAGCTGAGGACATTAAAACGGCTGGAGAGCCAGCGGTTTACTGTCCACATCCACGCGAAACAGAGAGTGTTTGTGTCGCTGAGCTTCATCATCTCTGCCAGTGCGACTGTGGATGCGCCGAACGCGCGGATGACCCCGACACCCGAGACGGTCTCCCCGAAAAGGGAGTAGACTGGAGAGCGAGTCACCgagtcgaggcggcgcatgTCGCGCGACGCCTGTCCATACACCGAGCCAGCGTTGTAGTAGAGCACCGTGACGAGGCAGAGCGCGACGACAAATCGCCACCCGCCTGTGTACGTGATCACCGTAACCGTGCACacgaccttgaggccgtACTGTATCGTGCGGCCAAAGTTGTTGGCCAGCTTTGAATCCAGGCCTTCAATGTCCTTACCGAAGCGGTTGAGAAGGCGGCCACGGTTCGTCGTGTCGTGAAAGCGCAGGGGCGCAAAGAGCACAGCCTTGAGCATGCCCGCGTGCAAGATGCTGCTCGCGCGAAGGTTTCCTACGTACACTACCGCGTaggggaggttggtgaggaAGCAGCCCGTAATCGTGATCGCCGCGTAGCCGCTGACGTAGAACGTTGAGCTGTGCTGTGGCcgcttgccgtcgtcgtcagaCCAGTACGACACCCAGCCACGCTCGAAGATTGGCACGATCGTCGAGACGATGGTGGCGACAATGAAAACGGTCCACCAGATGGGTCCGCCCAGCGCAGAGAAGTATTTCTCCCACACCGACCATGCGATGCGGCCGCGCAcgcgcttctcgtcctcgataAGCTTGCGAGGTGCCTTCTGCGTGATCAACCTGTCGCtggacgcgtcgagcgTCGTGCCCTCGTCAGTGGGTGCGATTGTGCTGGTCTCAGAACCGGTTTCGGAGCCGGTAACGGACAGCTCGCCGCTAATAATTTCCAGCAGCTTATGCGTCGGCTTCTTTGCGTCGGATATGTTCTCCTCGACTGTCTTCTCTTCAGCGACCTCGCCTGCCGTCGGCTGCGACTCGgggtcctcggcctcgagctccttcaTCAGCCCTCCGTTGACAAAGTCCTGGCGTGTGCCAGCAAACTTGACGTCACCATTGTCGAGCGCAACGATGAACGCGGCTGAGGGCGAAACGAGCGCCGTGTGGTGCGAGACGAGCAGGACAGTGCGCCCCGCAGTGAGCGGGCCGCGGATACAGTTCTCCATGATGGCGTGGGCAGTATGCGCGTCGACAGCGGAGAGAACATCGTCCAGGTATAGTGTGCTGGCCCGCGAGTAGATCGCGCGTGCGAGCGAAACACGCGCCTTCTGCCCTCCGGAAAGGTTGACGCCCTTCTCGCCAATTTCcgtctcgtcgccatcctcgaggaTCTCGAGGTCGTTCGTGAGCGAGCACGCGATGATCACGGCGTCGTAGCGCTCGCGGTTCCATGGGGCTGAGAAGATAATGTTCTCCTTGATGCTTGCGTTCTGCAGCCACGCCTGTTGCGGTACGTATCCGACCATGCCGGGGAGAAGCCAGTCCGCATCGAGGATCAGCTTGCCGCCGTTGCTTACACTCATCGTATCAGGCTGGGAGCGGGGAACGCGCGCCTGGCCGGCTacgaggtcggcctcgccgaggaggccattgaggaggagcgactTGCCCgagccgaggcggccgcaGATGAGCGATAGTTTACACTTGGGAAAGCGGAGGGTGAGGCCGGCCAGCGAGAATGCGGGgcgtggcgtcggcgcggttGACTTTGGCCCACTCGCCGAGTCGTCCGTGGGCCATGTGAATGTTGCGTTAGTGAGGACAATGTCGCCCCCGTCAAAGTCGGTCACAGGGTTGACCTCAGCGAGAGACATGTACCTTTCGACGCGGCGGCACGAGACGAAGCCCTGCAACGACTCGATGAACGTCTCGGGGAGCGCATTGAGGGCGAAGCGGAGCTCGTCAAAGACAGCGATCGAGGTGAATGCGATGGCCGGAGTGAGCCTCTCGCCACGGATGACAGTGTAGTGGATGAACGAGACGATGGTGACAAGAATCGGCGTGAATGCCCAGAGTACGTCGAAGGCAAACTCGATCTGGAAGTTCCGGCGCTGCCAAGCAAGTTCCTCGCGGCGGATCTTGTtgacgcgcgcctcgaaCGGCCGCTCCCACGCCATGAACTTGAGCATGCGGATCCCCTGCAGCACCTCGTTCATGAGGGCCGTGCGCTGGTCGCGCGCCTTCATGAGCCCTTCCTGCGACCTGACGACAACCTTGGACGCGAAGTGACTGAGGGGCAGACACAGCAAGGTGGTGAGAAGTCCGATGAGCGCCGACGAACCCAAGAGGTTAAGTAAGAAGAATGACGCGACAACGATTTCGATAGgcccgtcgacgagggtgaAAGTGTGGAAGACGAAATCGCCGATGCGGTCGACGTCTACGGTGAAGAGCGTCATGATCTGTGACTTGGATGACATCCCCTCATCATCTTCGTCGCTCTTGTCATTCTTCTTCGCCTTGTCGTGCTTGctcttcttgtccttgtcggtCGACTTGCCAGTGTCGTCGCCCACGGCAGCAATGTCCTTCTTCCGGAGCGTCTTGGAAAACAGAATCGAGTTGAGCTGCAGACGGAAGCGGACCCGGAGGTTGACGGACGCGATTGAATAGATGATGCCGGCAATCAGGTAGACGAAGAGGTTGGACACGAGGATGCCAAGGGCGAACACCCAACCCCACGCAGGGTTCTTCCGGCTCGGGTCGTTCTCGAGGTAGGTCAGGAAGAAGTTAAGGAGCAGATGCGGACTATAGTAGAGGACGCCAGTGACCGCTGCTAGACTGGCCTGGGCGATGAGCAGCCACTTGTTGACCTTGGCGAGTGTCCAGAGGAGGTTGTAGCCCTCCCACTTGCCCAGACGGTACGAGCGTTTGCCATACGCGGCCTTGAACTTGATATAGTTGGGGAGCGCTCGCTGGTCGGCCTGTAACATGGGGAGATCCCAGACATCAATCGAGTCATTGAGCTTGGAGCgctcgatgaggacggcgcTGTACGAGAACAGCATCCACTCGGGGATCGTGACAGCCACTTCGTCGGTCACGTTGGGGAtgtcggggttgaggcAGGGGTGGTCTGGAGGGATGGCCTCGAAGATCTTGGCCGGCAACAGTTCCTTGATGGGAATGTACATTTGCGGGCCACGGCGGATGTTGAGCACAATGAACAACGGGATAAACTGCAGCAGTGGTAGGACCGAAGTTAGGGTCGAGATGAGGCTGACTGGCGGATGGACGGCGAACGATGCAACGCTGATGGGCTTTGTGGGCATCGGAGTAGACGGAACAATAGCGAGGAACCCGACGACCATGAATTGGGTTAACATGTTTGCGGCCAGGTGGATCGTGGTGGCCCAATGTGTGCTAGTCTCGTGCTGGCCGAAGAACCACATTGTCATGATGAGCGTCGCGAGGTGGGCCGGcgcaaggaaggtgggaaGGAGCAGCATACGTACACGCACGTGTTCCTCCAGTCCTTCGGATGAGAGGATCGTCAGTACCATGAGCGCAATGTTGGCGGCCAAGGGGAGAAGGTAGGTGGCGAAGAGGGCAACCTTGAGCTGAAACTGTCTCCTCCAGAACTGCTCGGGGCGGACGGGCTCGCCGTCCACGCACACGACCGGGTTCTCAATCTCGAACGCATCGCGCATCGGCGCCAGCCCCTCATCAGCGATCACCGGCAGCTGGACCTGTCGGCGTCTGAAGACCAAGGGgatcggcgacgcggggTGCGACGAGAGGTAGAGCGAGAACGACACGACCGAGACGAGCGGAATGagcgccgtcgcggcgaggacgatgacggcTGCCATGACTAATGTCAGTGGAGGAATAGGTatggggaggtggggtcCGCGAGGTAAGCCTACCTgtgtcgccgaggttgtCACTCGAGTGCCCTTCAAAGCTGTCAAGATGAGCTTATGACTCCCCGTAGTTGGACGAGATGGGTGGGATGGGCAGTCTGTTCCCAGACGTCCATGGGATCGAGTCGAGTGGCGCCAACGATTATTTAAGATGAACGAGTTAAAGTAAATGATGCACCGCATGGTCTTCGTTGGGTTGCTCCGCACGAGGTCCAAAGGTGGTACAAAGTTAGGACGAACCCTTCGGATCCGATATTACCCTCATGGTAATTGACGTCATTGCTCTATTATCCGCACTAACAAATCAACCATTTGGTTCCGTTATAATCATCTTGGACATTAGAATATTAGAAGACGCGAATGTTTTGTCTTCTAGTACCTGACCAAATGAGACCCCATGTACCTTTCGGCTCCACCCGATCATTGCAACTTACTctcaacatcaacaacaactACCCTAAACACTTATACCCTACCATCAAAACAACAATGTCCCCACCAAGCTACCTACATCGTCACCTCCTCCTGTCCGcactcctcgaccgccaAGATCCCCCACCACCAGATTGCTTTTCTGTGCCTGGACAGAGCAACGAGGCGGGATGCAAATTGGACGCTCTTTTGTTGAGGGGCTGGTCGGTGAGCGCACGACGGACCAAACCTCAGGACAATGACAGTGCGTTTCCCCACCGGAGGTACGCTGATTTAGTATTGCACAACGTGGACAGTTTGCGGCTGAAGAAGAACGACTTTGAGGTTTTAGGCCGCATTGGAGAAGGACAGTTCGGAGTGGTAAGCTTGGCAGACAAGGAAAGGGACACCTGACGCAAGGTCGACGCTGTGCGCTGCAAGCTCAACGGACAAGTATATGCACTCAAATCGATTGAGAAGCACATGGCTGCCCGTGCCGGCGTGGTAAGTCGCTCCTCGATGTCTCTTACCCAGAACCTCGGCCTTCCTTTCGAGCGTCATGTCCATATGCTCGCAGCAGAGAAGCCTTctcccgcccccgccctcTTCACATCTTTCCAGTCGCCAAACGCActccacctcgtcacccAGTATGCTCCATGCGGCTCCATCTGGGATCGTCTCTGCGAGCTGCTGCCGGCACCTGGGTTAGACACAGGCCGAATGGAAGAGACTGAGATACGATGGTGGGCAAGACAGATGGTCGACGCCATCTCGTGGATCCATGGCATGGGATATGCGCACCGGTGAGCTTACATGTGTAATTGTGTAGCTCTGACATCAGCGACATCAAGCCTCACAActtccttcttctccctGACGGGCGGCTGTGGCTTACCGACTTCggctcggccgcgccgctGAGCCAGGGGAAGGTGGCCCGCCGCCATTGCATGTTACCCGTCGGTACACCCGACTACATCGCCCCCGAGGTCCTGCGCATCGCGGAGAACGCAATGGTGGAGGCCGCCCAGTCGGTGCactcggactcggaggaggaaggagatCGCACTGTCCGCCAGTCGGACCTCACTGCTCCAGGCTACGGGCCCGATGTCGATTGGTGGTCGCTCGGCGCAACTCTTTACGAGATGGCGGTTGGACGAGCCCCATTCTGGGCGCCAACAATCGGGCCAACCTACGACCGGATCATGCGTTGCGACCTGCGTCTGCCTGAGGATCTCCCTCCGCAGTTCAAGAGTCTGTTGTCAGGGTTAGTCGTTACGCTCGTGGAGAAGACTGACCACAGGCTCCTGTGTCTGAACGACGTCCGCCTCGGGACAACCGACGTTGGTGAGATCAAGCGCCATTCGTTCTTCAACGGAGTCGACTGGACAAGGAAGCCAGGCCCTCCTCCAAAGAGTGTAACGCTGGCGCCAATCGACCTCGGCACCCTAGCCGAGTCTTTCGTGCACGAGTACGACGAGATCACGGAGCGGACCTTTGACCATTTCTTCAACTCGTCACCAGGGCTGACTACCATGTCCAATTCAATGTCCATGTCGATGGTCGTGCCCGAGTCGACGTGGTCTCGGTGGGTTGGCTGGTCGTGGGCGCCTCACGCCGAGTACTTCGGGCCAGAGAAGCCGTTCATCACCATTTCGCCTGCCTCTAGAGTGTCTGGACCCAGACAGTCGTCCGCTCCACCAGCGACGCACATGTTCACCCCTATCCGCAGCGGCTTGTACGATACACCGCCCACTGCCCCTCGCAGCGCTCCCCGTTCGTTACCTCGCACACGCGACGTTGCGGAGAGACAAGCGTTTGCTCAGCTGCTGCGATGCGTCGAGGCCAgcgcgaagaagaagctcgCATCGACTCGGCATATCCCCGGCTCAGCTTCCACCGtctcctccatcacctCCCCAACCCTGTGGCGCAAGCAGCAGCCGCCCACTCCGACTCCAATGAGTCGCGAGACCACCACCCTAAACGCGACCTTCACCTCCAAAGCAGGAGTACCAGTTCCCCGCCAGCTCTCGCGCACATCGTCGCGCACAGACCTGCCCTCACGCCCATCGTCTCGCGCGTCAGGACACAGTAGACAGGGAAGCGGAGCAACCCGGACCAGCTTGGACGGCAGCCTTCCATCATCACGGAGCGGTTCGTGGAGGCTCCGCGACTcagccttcctcgccaagcttACCGCCGCTGCTGAGGCTGACAAGCCCCTGTTTTCCCTATCTATCCGCGAGAATATCAGCCGACCGGGTGAGCGCCACcggtcgtcctcgcttTCGCAGCTGGGTGAAAATGCGGGGCATCAAAAGCCGCCTTCGCTCGCAACAGAGCCAGGGACTGGAGCTCCACGCGAACCATTATTGTCTATCCAGGAGAACCGGAAGCCAGCACTGAAGACCccgcaacctcctcctcgcccagtcCAACAGCCCAAATACAAGTACGGCGTGCTAGGTGCGGACCCCAACAAGCTGCCTAGAGCCGCCACTGCAGTTGACGTCTACATTCCCCCGTGCGATCCGGGGCGGGTTGGAGACGGGTCCCGACTCGCTGCTCTTGAGGCTTGGCACAAGTCTCTGGTGAATGGAGTAGACGTGAGTCACCTACGGTAGATGGATCTGAGTTGACATCAGaaccttgagcgccgcctcgccgaaATGACCGCGCGGTACGAGAAGTAATACAGCACTCATAATCCACACATTGTACTTTAGCCACACTGTTGACATAGCCAGCACAACGTCGTTGCATGATACACTTCTAGAGCTTATGGGGTATGTGTGATCAGTCACTACCGAAGCGGTCAGGCATGACAAgtggcgcgacgaggctCCAGACGTACACCACGTAGCAGAGCCAGCTGCTGACGACGCGCATCCACATGGTCGCTTCGGACCGGCCAATGTACACGTctggctcggcgcggaTCATGAGGACTGTGCCCTGGTCGACTGGGTGATCGACAGGAGAGGTCGAGATGACAGCCCAGTCCGTGAGGAGGCCCGCGACGTACATGGACGCGATGGCAAAGATGATGTGGAACCACGAATAGTTGTACTTGGTGCCAgagcgctcgtcgtcacgtTCCTCACCCATGGCGgcctcaatctcctcatcatcgtccTCGGGTTCGTCGAGAACTGATGCGGGGAGCGAGCCAGCGTTGACGGCGGCCAGAATGGCCTGGTATCGCatctcgtcgcggcggcccTTTGGCTGCGAGGTGATCAGTCTCACCtcaccgtcctcctcgccctcggggAGCTGGATCACACCCGCACGGTGGCccttgccgacgagcgcctTGGACTGCGTAGCAgcacgcgtcgtcgagtaTGCAATGGCGATGAAGGTAAAcagcgcgccaaggacaaccgtcgtcgtcttgGTTCCGCTCGTCGCCTTCTGGAGAGGGTTGCAGTGTCCGTCGTCTGTGTGGTTGACGaccgccgacgaggtcagGTACGTGCAGTACGCGGCCACCATGGCTGCCTGCGTGAGGCCAGACTTGGGGTTGGCCTCTTGCACTGGACCAgagatggcgaggatggtgacGATGATGCACAGGAAGAGATTGGCGGTGACAAAGAACGTGTTGAGGCCGCACCCCGAGCCCGAGAAGAACACGTAAAGCACGACGGTCACAGCGATCGTCGCGATGTACAGGCCAAACGTCgagccgacgaggatgaaTTGCCACAGATTCGAGTCGGTCCGCTCCCAATTGTCGAGGCACGTCTCGGACCAGGTGTGCGCAAagtcgacgagaaggaccAGTCCGATGAGGATGAACACACATGCGCCGATAGGGACAATGTACGAGCCGTAGAACATGAAGAACTCGTTGGGGATGAGGAACGCAATGAAGCACAGAAGGAAGTACGTCATGAGCTTGAGGCCCCACCacctggcgtcagtgaGTCACCTGCCCCATAACGCACCCGTTCTGGATCGCCGAGCGCTTGCTCTTGGTGGACCGCACACCGATGAGCAGCGCGCTAAGGATCAAGTGGAAGAGCGTGAGGGCAAACTCGAAGCGGTGAACAGCGAGGAGCCCGTAGCACTTGCCGCCGCTGCAGTCCATCTTGATCCAATCCCACGAGATTCGTTCCAACCATTTGATACCCATGTCTGTTCGCGATATGTACGCCAGCATACTCGCGATGGCAAAAATGATCTGTTGTGAGCTCAGCACCTTGAAGACGAGCTCACACCATAGCCTACACGCGTCGCGATGGACGAGTTGCAGTTGCACGACTTGCAGAACGCCGACGCAGCTGTGCCGCCTAGTGTTAGTCGCCACTGGGGTTTAACGCACCCATGAAGACTGCGCATGTGGAGCAGAGTGTGGTGCCGAGCGAGCCGATCCCGGCGAAGACGGGGATGGACAAGAGAGCGCCCATGATGAGTTGTGGTTGCGTACCAAGATTGAGAGAAAAGGTGGCGAATTGAGACGAAGTGGTGCGCTGATGGCCGATGGGCGTAAGGCGGtgtggaggaaggcgatACTTGCATCCGTATGAATCACATCACAACACGTGGTGTTATCAAATGATGTGGAAAATGGGGGCTCTTCTATGGTGAGGTATGTCCAACCTTCTATTCACCCTAATAGCTTCTGGATCCGTCCCTAAGTCTAGTTAGAACTGACATGGCCTATGCGCGCATGGTCGGTCTGGTCTACCCTGGCTGTGCCCTGGCTCGAGCTTTTCGACTGACCTGGTAACAGCTGAAAGTACATTTGACGAGTTGGATTCTAACATCATCCACCTTCTCTTCAACACACTCGCCACTCGATCCTCATCTCTCACCTTACCTTTAATCCATCCCAAAACACCTTGCCGTGCTCGACAACGGGCACGAGCATCCCCTAAAACAGGCGTACCGCGCTCCAAACACTGTTAGCCATGGCCCAGCAGCAGTCTCCTCACCTCACCGATATTCCCCAAGCGATCCAGATCGCAGCGGCCACCGACCCATCTATCGATCCCTCACTCAAGCAGCAGGCCCTCGACTACCTCCAGAAAGTCAAGGAGAGATGCGATGAGACGTGGCAGGTGAGTCTCGAGCTCTGCGGTTGCGCGAAGGAAGAGAGTCACT
Above is a genomic segment from Cutaneotrichosporon cavernicola HIS019 DNA, chromosome: 1 containing:
- the NdufS7 gene encoding uncharacterized protein (Belongs to the complex I 20 kDa subunit family), with protein sequence MVGMLTTGLRTASLRTSAIRPLAIARLHTTPQAADARPVPITQIANRGSNQESLETPRNGAEYVLSTLDKVVNWARQGSFWPMTFGLACCAVEMMHVAAARYDQDRLGVVFRASPRQSDIMIVAGTLTNKMAPALRKVYDQMPEPRWVISMGSCANGGGYYHYSYSVVRGCDRIVPVDIYVPGCPPTAEALLYGFLQLQRKMRRSRTAVRWYRS
- a CDS encoding uncharacterized protein (ABC transporter transmembrane region) encodes the protein MRFEGHSSDNLGDTVMAAVIVLAATALIPLVSVVSFSLYLSSHPASPIPLVFRRRQVQLPVIADEGLAPMRDAFEIENPVVCVDGEPVRPEQFWRRQFQLKVALFATYLLPLAANIALMVLTILSSEGLEEHVRVRMLLLPTFLAPAHLATLIMTMWFFGQHETSTHWATTIHLAANMLTQFMVVGFLAIVPSTPMPTKPISVASFAVHPPVSLISTLTSVLPLLQFIPLFIVLNIRRGPQMYIPIKELLPAKIFEAIPPDHPCLNPDIPNVTDEVAVTIPEWMLFSYSAVLIERSKLNDSIDVWDLPMLQADQRALPNYIKFKAAYGKRSYRLGKWEGYNLLWTLAKVNKWLLIAQASLAAVTGVLYYSPHLLLNFFLTYLENDPSRKNPAWGWVFALGILVSNLFVYLIAGIIYSIASVNLRVRFRLQLNSILFSKTLRKKDIAAVGDDTGKSTDKDKKSKHDKAKKNDKSDEDDEGMSSKSQIMTLFTVDVDRIGDFVFHTFTLVDGPIEIVVASFFLLNLLGSSALIGLLTTLLCLPLSHFASKVVVRSQEGLMKARDQRTALMNEVLQGIRMLKFMAWERPFEARVNKIRREELAWQRRNFQIEFAFDVLWAFTPILVTIVSFIHYTVIRGERLTPAIAFTSIAVFDELRFALNALPETFIESLQGFVSCRRVERYMSLAEVNPVTDFDGGDIVLTNATFTWPTDDSASGPKSTAPTPRPAFSLAGLTLRFPKCKLSLICGRLGSGKSLLLNGLLGEADLVAGQARVPRSQPDTMSVSNGGKLILDADWLLPGMVGYVPQQAWLQNASIKENIIFSAPWNRERYDAVIIACSLTNDLEILEDGDETEIGEKGVNLSGGQKARVSLARAIYSRASTLYLDDVLSAVDAHTAHAIMENCIRGPLTAGRTVLLVSHHTALVSPSAAFIVALDNGDVKFAGTRQDFVNGGLMKELEAEDPESQPTAGEVAEEKTVEENISDAKKPTHKLLEIISGELSVTGSETGSETSTIAPTDEGTTLDASSDRLITQKAPRKLIEDEKRVRGRIAWSVWEKYFSALGGPIWWTVFIVATIVSTIVPIFERGWVSYWSDDDGKRPQHSSTFYVSGYAAITITGCFLTNLPYAVVYVGNLRASSILHAGMLKAVLFAPLRFHDTTNRGRLLNRFGKDIEGLDSKLANNFGRTIQYGLKVVCTVTVITYTGGWRFVVALCLVTVLYYNAGSVYGQASRDMRRLDSVTRSPVYSLFGETVSGVGVIRAFGASTVALAEMMKLSDTNTLCFAWMWTVNRWLSSRFNVLSSIMVGVTAMAMLMAGASASVAGFSLAFAGTIMHDLIFVIRRFVQLEQSMVALERIKEYTDVVQEAPEFVEPRPPASWPADGAIEVDNLVIRYAPNLPDVLHGISFSVAPREKIGIVGATGCGKSTLALSFFRFVEATSGKIVIDGVDIAKIGITDLRSRIMIIPQDPTILSGTLRSTLDVFDEYDDSEIYEALRRVHLIKAGEEVDRAEAAGSDEETAVARNANVFTDLSYPVTEGGDNFSSGEKQLICMARAILRRNKVLLMDEATASIDYETDELISTTIRAEFSDSTIITIAHRIHTIIDFDKVLVMHRGTIAEYASPAELLRDTKSRFYALCRATGRNEFRHLREAALAAEQRRAQETL
- a CDS encoding uncharacterized protein (Protein tyrosine kinase); protein product: MSPPSYLHRHLLLSALLDRQDPPPPDCFSVPGQSNEAGCKLDALLLRGWSVSARRTKPQDNDILHNVDSLRLKKNDFEVLGRIGEGQFGVVDAVRCKLNGQVYALKSIEKHMAARAGVNLGLPFERHVHMLAAEKPSPAPALFTSFQSPNALHLVTQYAPCGSIWDRLCELLPAPGLDTGRMEETEIRWWARQMVDAISWIHGMGYAHRDIKPHNFLLLPDGRLWLTDFGSAAPLSQGKVARRHCMLPVGTPDYIAPEVLRIAENAMVEAAQSVHSDSEEEGDRTVRQSDLTAPGYGPDVDWWSLGATLYEMAVGRAPFWAPTIGPTYDRIMRCDLRLPEDLPPQFKSLLSGLLCLNDVRLGTTDVGEIKRHSFFNGVDWTRKPGPPPKSVTLAPIDLGTLAESFVHEYDEITERTFDHFFNSSPGLTTMSNSMSMSMVVPESTWSRWVGWSWAPHAEYFGPEKPFITISPASRVSGPRQSSAPPATHMFTPIRSGLYDTPPTAPRSAPRSLPRTRDVAERQAFAQLLRCVEASAKKKLASTRHIPGSASTVSSITSPTLWRKQQPPTPTPMSRETTTLNATFTSKAGVPVPRQLSRTSSRTDLPSRPSSRASGHSRQGSGATRTSLDGSLPSSRSGSWRLRDSAFLAKLTAAAEADKPLFSLSIRENISRPGERHRSSSLSQLGENAGHQKPPSLATEPGTGAPREPLLSIQENRKPALKTPQPPPRPVQQPKYKYGVLGADPNKLPRAATAVDVYIPPCDPGRVGDGSRLAALEAWHKSLVNGVDNLERRLAEMTARYEK
- the TMS1 gene encoding uncharacterized protein (Serine incorporator (Serinc)) is translated as MGALLSIPVFAGIGSLGTTLCSTCAVFMGGTAASAFCKSCNCNSSIATRVGYGIIFAIASMLAYISRTDMGIKWLERISWDWIKMDCSGGKCYGLLAVHRFEFALTLFHLILSALLIGVRSTKSKRSAIQNGWWGLKLMTYFLLCFIAFLIPNEFFMFYGSYIVPIGACVFILIGLVLLVDFAHTWSETCLDNWERTDSNLWQFILVGSTFGLYIATIAVTVVLYVFFSGSGCGLNTFFVTANLFLCIIVTILAISGPVQEANPKSGLTQAAMVAAYCTYLTSSAVVNHTDDGHCNPLQKATSGTKTTTVVLGALFTFIAIAYSTTRAATQSKALVGKGHRAGVIQLPEGEEDGEVRLITSQPKGRRDEMRYQAILAAVNAGSLPASVLDEPEDDDEEIEAAMGEERDDERSGTKYNYSWFHIIFAIASMYVAGLLTDWAVISTSPVDHPVDQGTVLMIRAEPDVYIGRSEATMWMRVVSSWLCYVVYVWSLVAPLVMPDRFGSD